One segment of Luteolibacter rhizosphaerae DNA contains the following:
- a CDS encoding RICIN domain-containing protein, whose translation MIASATLLGVCGIALLWNQFPAADSANAAEKHRQDASSERHASGQDAESRRLEKLAQLGEKAVSTMDGAAGGPPVAAIVPERELIGSGWKSDPEPAVANFAEWANRYLAAPASEREKMEEQGAELASERRNFLKVQICDDPRRALADAVPLAVRQQLPEAVEDLLEDRVNGYGDLYSLHTTPLPDGEGAPTFDYARIDGQSYEAFRYGGRTATPYVNGASLHGVSIDGKLAVLDSPVRTLEPGESLERGSVNEYCPVSEETVATPVAGVVAEDNKTVFQVGTDLYGTCEPAHVTNVESAILAGEKGAENTQRTLTNHDLQALYKRSAAGSAVMGLGDSSVSGSTGYIGKPPTSLTHGGKNILIMRVQPTDKPFPAWATPATFTDTVTRSDGWDVRMRRISYQKGWINRADVTPVMNLPQNSAYYTGNGYDWGRWADDSKAAAAANGYNLADYSCFVIAHEGYGQFGAAGWGGGGNIWCNGNFDVRLFVHEYGHVFWLPHANSWYSTDGNPISPARQHREYGDANDPMGNAWGANQYNSFNAYFKNFCGWLPDSAVQTITRSGTYRVYQDDGNTALNRTLALKLGRDYEFNYWISVRGDAIAQPNFNNGAAVMAVSSWRASDSKVLDMNNPGDDNRDNAPLAVNQTWYDAAADLTIKTVAVGGSNPNRYADVQITFGPRNQGGYRPLVSGGVYRFKNRHNGKYLDVPGNSSADNVSVQAANASGTASQNWVAWRNGDGSYSFNHQGTNKWLDVVNNGGGDGVDIVQYTGNGSDAQKWWVAQNSAAHLFLVHKGTEAKVLDMDPNGVNNINQWGHNDGNWQQWYPELVAITPGTYRLLPKHAHYECLDIAGVSTSDGAQAHLWEYVGGANQKWEVSNPVGSWLRLTPTHAVSKALDVNAASSANGTKIQQWAWYNNNAQHWGISRTDGNWLRFTPECASGSCMEVTGDDNQFGNGSIVQLWQFTGAQDQQWRFADAD comes from the coding sequence GTGATCGCCTCCGCCACGCTTCTAGGAGTGTGCGGTATCGCGCTGCTCTGGAATCAGTTTCCGGCAGCGGACTCGGCAAACGCTGCGGAGAAGCATCGGCAAGATGCTTCAAGCGAGCGACATGCGTCAGGACAAGATGCGGAATCCCGGCGTCTGGAGAAGCTGGCGCAACTCGGCGAGAAAGCCGTGTCGACCATGGATGGCGCCGCCGGAGGGCCGCCTGTCGCCGCGATCGTGCCCGAGAGGGAGTTGATCGGCTCCGGTTGGAAGTCCGATCCGGAGCCTGCAGTGGCGAACTTCGCGGAGTGGGCGAATCGTTACTTGGCGGCACCCGCGAGCGAGCGTGAAAAGATGGAGGAGCAAGGAGCCGAGCTCGCTTCCGAGCGACGGAATTTCCTAAAAGTGCAGATCTGCGATGATCCGAGGCGGGCGCTTGCAGATGCGGTTCCGCTTGCGGTGCGGCAGCAGTTGCCGGAAGCCGTGGAGGATTTGTTAGAAGACCGCGTCAACGGCTATGGCGATCTCTACTCGCTGCATACCACACCTCTGCCGGATGGAGAAGGGGCTCCCACCTTCGACTATGCGCGAATCGACGGGCAGAGCTACGAAGCCTTCCGTTATGGTGGCCGCACCGCGACGCCTTATGTGAACGGGGCCTCGCTGCATGGCGTGTCGATCGATGGGAAGCTGGCGGTGCTGGATAGCCCGGTGCGCACCTTGGAGCCGGGGGAGAGCTTGGAGCGGGGTAGCGTGAACGAGTATTGCCCGGTGTCCGAGGAGACGGTGGCGACTCCCGTCGCGGGGGTCGTGGCGGAAGACAACAAGACGGTCTTCCAGGTCGGAACCGATCTCTACGGGACTTGCGAGCCGGCCCACGTGACCAATGTGGAATCCGCGATCCTTGCCGGAGAGAAGGGCGCGGAGAATACCCAGCGGACTCTGACGAACCACGATCTGCAGGCGCTCTATAAGAGGAGTGCCGCAGGTAGCGCGGTGATGGGTCTTGGTGACAGCAGCGTCTCGGGATCGACCGGCTACATCGGCAAGCCGCCAACGAGCCTCACGCACGGCGGGAAGAACATCCTGATCATGCGAGTGCAGCCGACAGATAAGCCTTTCCCGGCTTGGGCGACTCCGGCAACCTTCACGGATACGGTCACCCGCTCGGATGGATGGGATGTGCGGATGCGCCGCATCTCCTACCAGAAGGGCTGGATCAACCGCGCCGACGTGACGCCGGTGATGAACCTGCCTCAGAACTCCGCCTACTATACCGGCAACGGCTACGACTGGGGACGCTGGGCGGATGATTCGAAAGCGGCTGCCGCGGCCAACGGGTACAACCTGGCCGACTACTCCTGCTTCGTTATCGCGCACGAGGGCTACGGCCAGTTCGGTGCGGCGGGCTGGGGTGGCGGTGGCAACATCTGGTGCAACGGCAACTTCGACGTGCGGCTCTTCGTCCACGAATACGGTCACGTCTTCTGGCTGCCGCACGCGAACTCCTGGTACAGCACCGACGGCAACCCCATCTCGCCGGCCCGTCAGCACCGCGAGTATGGCGATGCCAACGATCCCATGGGCAATGCCTGGGGAGCGAACCAGTATAATAGCTTCAATGCCTACTTTAAGAACTTCTGCGGCTGGCTTCCGGACTCCGCGGTGCAGACGATCACTCGCAGCGGCACTTACCGCGTCTATCAGGATGACGGGAACACGGCGCTGAACCGCACCCTCGCCCTGAAGCTGGGCCGGGATTACGAGTTCAACTACTGGATCTCGGTCCGGGGTGATGCGATCGCGCAGCCGAACTTCAACAACGGCGCGGCGGTGATGGCGGTATCCTCATGGCGGGCCTCGGACAGCAAGGTGCTCGACATGAATAATCCGGGTGATGACAACCGGGACAATGCACCGCTGGCGGTGAACCAAACCTGGTATGACGCTGCCGCCGATCTGACGATCAAGACGGTGGCCGTGGGCGGATCGAATCCGAACCGCTATGCCGACGTGCAGATCACCTTCGGCCCGCGCAACCAGGGCGGCTATCGCCCGCTGGTGAGCGGCGGGGTGTATCGCTTCAAGAACCGCCACAACGGCAAGTACCTCGATGTCCCCGGCAATAGTTCGGCGGACAACGTGTCGGTCCAAGCGGCGAATGCCTCCGGCACCGCGTCGCAGAACTGGGTGGCGTGGCGCAATGGCGATGGCAGCTACAGCTTCAACCACCAAGGCACGAACAAGTGGCTGGATGTGGTGAACAATGGCGGCGGCGATGGCGTGGACATCGTCCAATACACCGGCAACGGCAGCGATGCCCAGAAATGGTGGGTGGCGCAGAATTCCGCCGCGCACCTGTTCCTCGTTCACAAGGGGACGGAAGCTAAGGTGTTGGATATGGATCCGAACGGAGTGAACAACATCAACCAGTGGGGCCATAACGACGGCAACTGGCAGCAGTGGTATCCCGAACTGGTGGCGATCACCCCGGGGACCTACCGGCTCCTGCCGAAGCACGCACACTACGAGTGTCTGGACATCGCAGGGGTTTCGACCTCCGACGGTGCGCAGGCTCACCTGTGGGAGTATGTGGGCGGAGCGAACCAGAAGTGGGAGGTCAGCAACCCGGTGGGGAGCTGGCTGCGCCTCACGCCTACCCACGCGGTCTCGAAGGCGCTCGACGTGAATGCGGCGAGCAGCGCGAACGGCACCAAGATCCAGCAATGGGCGTGGTACAACAACAACGCGCAGCACTGGGGCATCAGCCGCACCGATGGCAACTGGCTGCGCTTCACGCCGGAGTGCGCCAGCGGCAGTTGCATGGAGGTCACGGGTGACGACAACCAGTTTGGCAACGGCAGCATTGTGCAGCTCTGGCAGTTCACCGGGGCTCAGGATCAGCAGTGGCGCTTTGCCGATGCGGATTGA
- a CDS encoding trypsin-like peptidase domain-containing protein, which yields MQLQFNCPHCGVAMQASIQGAGANVECPSCGQQFKVESETPVVKAQAVPVSQGRPVQRQVPQGRAAQPAPVRKKAGASESQKLFAGLGVAAVLLVGVVVWIQVEGRKRVEPPPPRVAEEVSALSKSVPAPKPVEPEETDPAKVRMNEELEKIKEALVASEKREKQRIEEAANRSGAARDAVLSERQAEHEALRDHLAENVFGGDTAVAEEFLSVQNDVMWGASNRMNDGDSSNDFKNREDFEAFVMERLLVWFEKKPLLSEWLKTSQRDPRKVIQEILQTRPQKSSKPEKSFDFSKYASVGSGFWISSDGWLVSNDHVVSDSKTVELRLRDGTVVPAQVVKTDEESDLALIKADHAPKSWLAVSKGEKDLQLGRTVFTVGYPNPMIQGVEAKFTDGRVSAASGFEDSKDSYQITVPIQQGNSGGALVDFETGWVVGVINAKLLNRAGASADNVSYAIKGKLLSGLIESVSEAKTAVAKVPAKPITKGSESEVISRATEASVLILRPKK from the coding sequence ATGCAGCTTCAGTTCAATTGCCCGCATTGCGGGGTCGCGATGCAGGCATCCATCCAAGGTGCCGGTGCGAATGTCGAGTGCCCGAGCTGCGGCCAGCAGTTCAAGGTGGAATCGGAGACGCCGGTGGTGAAGGCGCAGGCAGTTCCGGTTTCTCAGGGGCGGCCGGTACAGCGGCAGGTTCCGCAGGGCCGTGCCGCCCAGCCAGCCCCGGTCAGGAAGAAGGCGGGGGCGAGTGAGAGCCAGAAGCTGTTTGCCGGGTTGGGGGTCGCGGCCGTTTTACTGGTTGGGGTTGTTGTCTGGATTCAGGTGGAAGGTCGCAAGCGGGTTGAGCCGCCGCCACCGCGCGTCGCCGAGGAGGTCAGCGCCCTCTCGAAGTCCGTGCCTGCTCCGAAACCGGTGGAGCCGGAGGAGACCGATCCGGCGAAGGTCCGGATGAACGAGGAGCTTGAGAAGATCAAGGAGGCCTTGGTCGCCAGCGAAAAGCGGGAGAAACAGCGCATCGAGGAAGCGGCCAACCGTTCCGGTGCCGCCCGCGACGCGGTGCTTTCCGAAAGGCAGGCGGAGCATGAAGCGCTGCGCGATCACCTCGCCGAGAATGTCTTCGGCGGGGACACGGCAGTGGCAGAGGAATTCCTGAGCGTGCAGAACGACGTGATGTGGGGTGCGTCGAACCGGATGAACGACGGCGATTCGAGCAACGACTTCAAGAACCGCGAAGACTTCGAGGCCTTCGTGATGGAGCGGCTTTTGGTCTGGTTCGAGAAAAAGCCCTTGTTGAGCGAGTGGTTGAAGACAAGTCAGCGGGATCCTCGCAAGGTGATCCAAGAGATTCTCCAGACGCGGCCTCAGAAGTCTTCCAAGCCGGAGAAGAGCTTCGATTTCTCCAAATATGCCTCGGTGGGATCCGGCTTTTGGATTTCCTCGGATGGCTGGCTCGTGAGCAATGATCACGTCGTCTCCGATTCCAAGACAGTCGAGCTGCGCTTGCGGGATGGCACCGTGGTTCCGGCCCAGGTGGTGAAGACCGACGAGGAGAGCGACCTCGCCTTGATCAAGGCGGACCACGCGCCGAAATCCTGGTTGGCGGTGTCGAAGGGCGAGAAGGATCTGCAACTGGGCCGGACCGTTTTCACCGTGGGCTATCCGAATCCAATGATCCAAGGCGTGGAGGCCAAGTTCACGGACGGTCGGGTCAGCGCGGCATCCGGCTTCGAGGACAGCAAGGATAGCTACCAGATCACGGTGCCGATCCAGCAGGGCAACTCCGGCGGGGCGCTGGTGGATTTCGAGACCGGCTGGGTGGTGGGCGTGATCAACGCCAAACTGCTGAACCGGGCCGGAGCCTCTGCGGACAACGTGAGCTATGCCATCAAGGGCAAGCTTCTGAGCGGCCTGATCGAGTCCGTGTCCGAGGCCAAGACTGCAGTCGCCAAGGTGCCGGCCAAGCCCATCACCAAAGGCAGCGAAAGCGAGGTCATCAGCCGCGCGACCGAAGCCTCCGTGCTGATCCTGCGACCGAAGAAGTAG
- a CDS encoding helix-turn-helix transcriptional regulator: protein MSNSADHDILTVLDAAGPQWAELQAWKAVPVEPAANGAITLNGPAFVYRWENGLGPVKISFWPDQEGRIPNGPGHLLAIEPGLGTIRLKLPGREPMVVGAVDPVIYQQIGELTGEAQSAFQGQSGERWSRDLVIVAAAMRLAALTREAAAAAAGPDRGTKRSPRKDQLVTQLHEWLRPNLEKSVKLGDAAKRFGKSPRQLIRILKETTGAGFAEHLTMHRLTLARALLMRSGQSVMDVARASGFNSREQFIRSFNKAFGWTPLQFRKAWNQAALSDAELAQLCQVSERSPVEWLAVGAVAASPDEDHEGEPHTVVVANALHEIVELFWVTPQGKRARIDVLERGGMVFVNRDNGGSCWIVRSPGSGRERYFRTPDDHALAVITAATMES from the coding sequence ATGTCCAATAGTGCCGATCACGATATCCTGACCGTCCTAGATGCCGCCGGCCCCCAGTGGGCGGAGCTTCAGGCGTGGAAGGCAGTTCCGGTGGAGCCCGCCGCCAACGGCGCGATCACCCTGAACGGCCCGGCCTTCGTCTACCGATGGGAAAACGGGCTCGGCCCGGTGAAGATTTCCTTCTGGCCCGATCAGGAGGGCCGCATCCCGAATGGCCCGGGGCACCTGCTGGCGATCGAGCCCGGTCTGGGCACCATCCGCCTGAAGCTGCCCGGTCGCGAGCCGATGGTGGTGGGCGCGGTGGACCCGGTGATTTACCAGCAGATCGGCGAGCTCACGGGGGAGGCCCAGTCCGCCTTCCAAGGCCAGTCGGGAGAACGCTGGTCGCGCGACTTGGTGATCGTGGCCGCTGCCATGCGCTTGGCCGCTCTCACCCGGGAAGCAGCAGCAGCAGCGGCCGGCCCGGACCGTGGCACCAAGCGCTCCCCGCGCAAGGACCAGCTGGTCACCCAACTCCACGAATGGCTGCGGCCTAATCTGGAGAAGTCGGTCAAGCTCGGTGACGCCGCCAAGCGCTTCGGCAAGAGCCCGCGCCAGCTCATTCGCATTCTCAAGGAGACCACCGGGGCTGGCTTTGCCGAGCATCTTACGATGCATCGGCTCACCCTCGCCCGCGCCCTGCTCATGCGCAGCGGCCAGTCGGTGATGGATGTGGCACGCGCCTCCGGCTTCAACAGCCGCGAGCAGTTCATCCGCTCCTTCAACAAGGCTTTCGGCTGGACCCCGCTCCAGTTCCGCAAGGCATGGAACCAAGCCGCGCTCAGCGATGCCGAGCTCGCCCAACTCTGCCAGGTTTCCGAGCGTTCTCCCGTCGAGTGGCTGGCGGTCGGTGCGGTCGCCGCAAGTCCGGACGAGGATCACGAAGGCGAGCCCCACACTGTCGTGGTCGCAAATGCCCTTCACGAGATCGTCGAACTCTTCTGGGTCACGCCCCAAGGCAAGCGTGCCCGCATCGACGTCCTTGAGCGCGGTGGAATGGTCTTCGTCAACCGCGACAACGGCGGCTCCTGCTGGATCGTCCGCTCGCCCGGCTCCGGCCGTGAACGCTACTTCCGCACGCCGGACGACCACGCCTTGGCAGTGATCACCGCCGCGACCATGGAGAGCTGA
- a CDS encoding OmpH family outer membrane protein, producing the protein MKRRLLAILTASAACTVAMAAPPRVATVKVDDILRKLDSTAKANEEFKAKREALAKDGRKIALDEVLADLEIRRGKLADNAGLDEETRKKLLREYTVKQQEARSLQEEFQNFTSEKQQALNAELVASIRQRLTLIHGTAEKIAKEEGYDWVFDSSGISNTGVPLMLYAKTPNDLTERVLTALQPPPAPGPAPASPVIKPKQR; encoded by the coding sequence ATGAAGAGACGCCTGCTTGCCATCCTGACCGCCTCGGCCGCTTGCACGGTCGCCATGGCCGCTCCGCCGCGGGTCGCCACCGTCAAGGTGGATGACATCCTGCGCAAGCTCGATAGCACCGCGAAGGCGAACGAGGAATTCAAGGCGAAGCGTGAGGCGCTAGCAAAAGACGGTCGCAAGATCGCCCTCGACGAGGTGCTGGCCGACCTCGAAATTCGGCGTGGCAAGTTGGCTGACAACGCGGGCCTCGACGAGGAAACGCGCAAGAAGCTCCTCCGCGAGTATACGGTGAAGCAGCAGGAAGCCCGTTCCCTCCAAGAGGAGTTCCAGAACTTCACTTCGGAGAAACAGCAGGCGCTGAATGCCGAACTGGTGGCCAGCATCCGCCAGCGCCTGACCCTGATTCACGGCACGGCGGAAAAAATCGCGAAGGAAGAGGGCTACGATTGGGTATTCGACAGTTCCGGAATCTCGAATACCGGTGTCCCGCTCATGCTTTACGCCAAGACGCCGAACGATCTCACCGAACGGGTGCTCACCGCGCTCCAGCCGCCTCCTGCACCCGGCCCGGCTCCGGCAAGCCCGGTCATCAAGCCGAAACAACGCTGA
- a CDS encoding NAD(P)/FAD-dependent oxidoreductase — protein MNPRKNRVVILGGGVIGLCSAYYALQRGFQVTVIEREAAGGDNCSMGNAGMIVPSHFIPLAAPGMISKGLRWMINPESPFYVRPRVDLALARWGWLFYRHSTARHVEQTKELLRDLNLESRRLFAELSAEEDFGLQKRGMLMLCKTAKGLDEEAEVGAAAREIGLEAEVLDAAAAAKLDPGITMDIAGAVYFPQDCHLDPARFMASLRKRVIALGGQIQSGVEIGNFELKGGSVTAITGKGHRFEGDEFVLAGGSWTPELMKKLGIHLPLQAGKGYSLTLPNPPELPQVCSIFVEAKVAITPMDGKLRFAGTMEVGGLDLSINPARVRGIVKSVHSYFPKFSEADFEGVKPWAGLRPVSPDGIPYLGRPDGIPNLVVASGHAMMGLSLGPVSGRLVADLLDDAEPFRPIEQMAVGRF, from the coding sequence GTGAACCCTCGCAAGAACCGGGTGGTCATCCTAGGCGGCGGGGTGATCGGATTGTGCTCCGCCTACTACGCGCTCCAGCGCGGATTCCAAGTCACGGTGATCGAGCGCGAGGCTGCGGGCGGGGACAATTGCTCGATGGGCAATGCGGGCATGATCGTGCCGAGCCACTTCATCCCGCTGGCGGCGCCGGGGATGATCTCGAAGGGTCTGCGCTGGATGATCAACCCGGAGAGCCCTTTCTATGTCCGCCCGCGGGTGGACCTCGCTTTGGCGAGATGGGGCTGGCTGTTCTACCGGCATTCCACGGCCCGGCATGTGGAGCAGACCAAGGAGCTGCTGCGCGACCTGAATCTCGAAAGCCGCCGCCTCTTTGCCGAACTCTCGGCGGAGGAGGACTTCGGCCTGCAAAAGCGCGGCATGCTGATGCTGTGCAAGACGGCGAAGGGGCTCGACGAGGAAGCGGAAGTCGGAGCCGCTGCGCGCGAGATCGGTCTGGAAGCGGAGGTGCTTGATGCCGCCGCGGCCGCGAAGCTCGATCCAGGAATCACCATGGACATCGCGGGTGCGGTCTACTTCCCGCAGGATTGCCATCTCGACCCGGCGCGCTTCATGGCCTCGCTGCGCAAGCGGGTGATCGCGCTCGGAGGGCAAATCCAGAGTGGCGTGGAGATCGGCAACTTCGAGCTCAAGGGTGGCAGCGTCACTGCGATCACGGGGAAGGGGCATCGCTTTGAAGGCGATGAGTTCGTGCTCGCGGGTGGTTCCTGGACGCCGGAGCTGATGAAGAAGCTCGGGATTCACCTGCCGCTCCAAGCGGGGAAGGGCTATTCGCTAACTCTCCCGAATCCGCCGGAACTGCCGCAGGTGTGCTCGATCTTCGTCGAGGCTAAGGTGGCGATCACGCCGATGGACGGGAAGCTGCGCTTTGCCGGGACCATGGAAGTCGGCGGCTTGGACCTCTCGATCAACCCGGCACGGGTGAGGGGCATCGTGAAGTCGGTGCACTCGTATTTCCCCAAGTTCAGCGAAGCCGACTTTGAAGGGGTGAAGCCATGGGCAGGGCTGCGGCCGGTCTCTCCGGACGGGATTCCCTATCTCGGTCGACCGGACGGCATCCCGAATCTGGTCGTCGCCAGCGGGCACGCGATGATGGGTCTGAGCCTAGGGCCGGTCAGTGGCCGGCTGGTGGCAGATCTGTTAGACGATGCGGAGCCTTTCCGTCCGATCGAGCAGATGGCGGTGGGGAGATTCTAA
- a CDS encoding AraC family transcriptional regulator, which produces MRGDKMTPAARLRKSFFESLDGMPPVDSLFDAVPDIVFFVKDAHGRYMAVNGTLAERCGLPDKESAIGLTAEQLFPPPLGEGFASQDKEILKTGQGIRDHLELHLYAGGRRGWCLTFKEPVRAKDGSVVGVCGISRDLHGPHDRQEDFEAMSKAIDHIHKHFEEPLRLPQLAEMAGLSVYQFDQRIRSLFHVTAGQYLVKVRIDAACDRLAQTQEVIAQIALSCGYSDQSAFSRQFKQAVGISPLAYRKKMQGN; this is translated from the coding sequence ATGCGTGGAGACAAAATGACCCCGGCTGCCCGACTCCGCAAAAGCTTCTTCGAATCCCTCGATGGGATGCCTCCGGTGGATAGTCTCTTCGACGCCGTCCCGGATATCGTCTTCTTCGTGAAGGACGCCCACGGCCGCTACATGGCGGTGAATGGAACACTCGCCGAGCGCTGTGGCCTGCCCGACAAGGAATCGGCCATCGGCCTCACTGCCGAGCAGCTTTTCCCGCCCCCCTTGGGCGAGGGCTTTGCCTCGCAGGACAAGGAGATCCTGAAGACCGGACAGGGCATCCGCGATCACTTGGAGCTCCACCTCTACGCGGGCGGCCGCCGCGGCTGGTGCCTCACCTTCAAGGAACCTGTTAGAGCAAAGGACGGCAGCGTGGTCGGCGTCTGTGGCATCTCACGCGACCTCCACGGCCCGCATGATCGCCAGGAAGATTTCGAGGCAATGTCGAAGGCCATCGACCACATCCACAAGCATTTCGAGGAACCCTTGCGCCTGCCTCAGCTCGCCGAGATGGCCGGGCTCTCTGTCTACCAATTTGACCAGCGCATCCGCTCCCTCTTCCATGTCACCGCGGGACAGTATCTCGTGAAGGTCCGAATCGATGCCGCCTGCGACCGCCTCGCCCAAACGCAGGAGGTGATCGCCCAGATCGCCTTGAGCTGCGGCTACTCGGATCAGTCGGCCTTCTCGCGACAGTTCAAGCAAGCGGTGGGCATCAGCCCGCTGGCGTATCGGAAGAAGATGCAGGGCAATTGA
- a CDS encoding proline racemase family protein, producing the protein MSSSRLRVIDSHTEGEPTRVVIEGGPSLGTGTVAEMARRLREEHDWLRSAVCNEPRGHEAMVGALLVEPHEPGCCCGVIFFNNVSTLNMCIHGTIGLAVTLAHLGRIGPGEHRIDTPVGVVVAHLHTDGSVTVANVPSYRLATEVPVEVPGWGTVRGDISWGGNWFFLIEGQGPAVEFANLEALTAFTWSVRQSLEAQGITGANGMEIDHIESFGPPSDPKLADSRNFVLCPGKAYDRSPCGTGTSAKLASLHAAGKLKPGEIWRQASILDTVFEGSVEELPDGKVLPRVKGCAWVNGESVYFFDPSDPFRHGIPANI; encoded by the coding sequence ATGAGTTCATCGCGACTGCGCGTCATAGATTCCCACACCGAAGGCGAGCCGACCCGCGTCGTCATCGAAGGTGGACCCTCCCTCGGCACCGGCACGGTGGCGGAGATGGCCCGGCGGCTGCGCGAGGAACACGACTGGCTGCGCAGTGCCGTGTGCAATGAACCCCGCGGTCACGAAGCGATGGTCGGCGCGCTCCTGGTGGAGCCGCACGAACCCGGTTGCTGCTGCGGCGTGATCTTCTTCAACAACGTCTCCACGCTGAACATGTGCATTCACGGCACGATCGGTCTGGCCGTGACGCTGGCGCACCTCGGCCGGATTGGCCCGGGCGAACATCGCATCGACACGCCGGTGGGCGTGGTCGTAGCGCACCTGCACACGGATGGCTCGGTGACAGTGGCGAACGTGCCAAGCTACCGGCTGGCCACGGAGGTGCCGGTGGAGGTTCCCGGCTGGGGCACCGTGCGGGGTGATATCTCGTGGGGCGGGAATTGGTTCTTCCTGATCGAAGGTCAGGGTCCTGCGGTGGAGTTCGCGAACCTGGAAGCGCTCACCGCTTTCACCTGGTCCGTGCGGCAGTCGCTCGAAGCGCAGGGGATCACCGGTGCGAACGGGATGGAGATCGATCATATCGAAAGCTTTGGTCCGCCGTCCGATCCCAAACTGGCGGATAGCCGGAACTTCGTGCTCTGCCCGGGCAAGGCCTATGATCGCTCGCCCTGCGGCACCGGCACCAGTGCGAAGCTCGCCAGCCTGCACGCGGCGGGAAAACTGAAGCCGGGGGAGATCTGGCGGCAGGCCAGCATTCTCGATACCGTCTTCGAAGGCAGCGTGGAGGAGCTGCCGGATGGCAAGGTGCTGCCGCGCGTGAAGGGCTGCGCCTGGGTGAACGGCGAGTCCGTGTACTTCTTCGATCCCTCCGATCCTTTCCGCCACGGCATTCCCGCCAATATCTGA
- a CDS encoding dihydrodipicolinate synthase family protein has protein sequence MSIEWKGVMPATLTQFNSDLSIDHGVMAEHGKWLVENGCTAIVAHGSLGEGATLSYAEKVGLQKMYVEALPDTPIIPGIASLSTKEAVDLAKAAKDNGCRGLMVLPPYLYASDWREMKAHMSAVISATDLPCIIYNNPVAYKTDFTPKHIKELADEHANVESVKESSTDARRIAGIRELCGDRLALGVGVDDCALEGAAMGAKFWITGVGGAFPKHNVKLWELGTSGKVEEAMPIYTWMLEMLRMDTVVKFVQLIKLQQNLATAGKLGNNLVRPPRLQLEGKELADATAIIEKAIATAPVV, from the coding sequence ATGAGCATCGAATGGAAGGGCGTGATGCCCGCGACCCTGACGCAATTCAACTCCGACCTTAGCATCGACCACGGCGTGATGGCCGAGCATGGCAAGTGGCTGGTCGAGAACGGCTGCACCGCCATCGTGGCGCACGGCTCGCTCGGCGAGGGTGCCACGCTGTCCTACGCGGAAAAGGTGGGGCTGCAAAAGATGTATGTGGAGGCGCTGCCGGACACGCCGATCATCCCCGGGATCGCCTCGCTCTCCACCAAGGAAGCGGTCGATCTCGCCAAAGCGGCGAAGGACAACGGCTGCCGCGGCCTGATGGTGCTGCCGCCCTACCTCTATGCTTCCGATTGGCGCGAGATGAAGGCGCACATGTCCGCGGTGATCTCCGCTACGGACTTGCCCTGCATCATTTACAACAACCCGGTGGCGTACAAGACGGACTTCACGCCGAAGCACATCAAGGAGCTGGCCGACGAGCACGCGAACGTGGAATCCGTGAAGGAATCTTCCACCGACGCGCGTCGCATCGCCGGTATCCGCGAGCTCTGTGGCGATCGTCTCGCGCTGGGCGTGGGGGTGGATGACTGTGCGCTCGAGGGCGCGGCGATGGGAGCGAAGTTCTGGATTACCGGAGTCGGCGGCGCTTTTCCGAAGCACAACGTGAAGCTCTGGGAGCTCGGCACCAGCGGCAAGGTGGAGGAAGCGATGCCGATCTACACCTGGATGCTTGAGATGCTGCGGATGGACACAGTGGTGAAGTTCGTGCAACTCATCAAGCTACAGCAGAACCTCGCAACCGCTGGCAAGCTGGGTAACAATCTCGTCCGCCCGCCGCGCCTCCAACTGGAGGGCAAGGAACTTGCTGACGCCACAGCCATCATCGAAAAGGCCATCGCCACCGCACCGGTGGTTTGA